The following proteins are co-located in the Eleginops maclovinus isolate JMC-PN-2008 ecotype Puerto Natales chromosome 23, JC_Emac_rtc_rv5, whole genome shotgun sequence genome:
- the p2ry4 gene encoding P2Y purinoceptor 4, producing the protein METIMRSPASHNQSSVFTTIFNSSCRFDEEFKYILLPVSYSLVFVVGFVLNATALWLFLKMRPWNPSTVFMFHLALSDFLYVLSLPTLIYYYANRSHWPFGVAACKIVRFLFYANLYCSILLLTCISVHRYLGICHPIKALTLVKSRHAHLVCGIVWAVVSVCLVPNLIFVTTSRRDNDTLCHDTTSQASFEEYVDYSSVVMVLLFGVPFLVIMVCYFLMARTLCRARQGLSSSRQRTASHQKSIRLIIVVLVVFALSFVPFHITRTLYYTSRVLNLDCETLNIVNFTYKITRPLASINSCIDPILYFLAGDHYRSKMMSVLTATRQTTSSQTPERSQTQRKNNHDIALVYKNTALKASEDSEK; encoded by the coding sequence ATGGAGACAATCATGAGAAGCCCTGCATCGCACAACCAGTCGTCGGTGTTCACCACAATATTCAACTCGAGCTGTCGCTTTGACGAGGAGTTCAAATACATCCTGCTCCCTGTGTCCTACAGTCTGGTGTTTGTGGTGGGCTTCGTCCTCAATGCTACTGCTCTGTGGTTGTTCCTTAAGATGCGCCCGTGGAACCCCAGCACCGTGTTCATGTTCCACCTCGCCCTGTCTGACTTCCTGTACGTCCTTTCCCTGCCAACCTTGATCTACTACTACGCCAACCGCAGTCACTGGCCCTTTGGAGTGGCCGCCTGCAAAATAGTGCGCTTCCTCTTCTATGCAAACCTCTACTGcagcatcctcctcctcacctgcaTCAGCGTGCACCGTTACTTGGGTATCTGCCATCCAATCAAGGCGCTGACCCTCGTGAAGTCCCGCCATGCCCACTTGGTATGCGGCATAGTGTGGGCTGTGGTGAGCGTGTGCCTGGTGCCCAACCTCATCTTCGTCACCACCTCCAGAAGGGACAATGACACCCTGTGCCATGACACCACCAGCCAGGCGTCCTTTGAGGAGTATGTGGACTACAGCTCTGTGGTAATGGTGCTGCTATTTGGGGTCCCATTCCTGGTCATTATGGTGTGTTACTTCCTGATGGCGCGGACCCTGTGCCGAGCCAGACAGGGATTATCTTCCAGCCGTCAACGCACCGCCTCACATCAGAAGTCCATTAGACTCATCATcgtggtgttggtggtgtttgCTTTGAGTTTCGTTCCATTTCACATCACAAGGACGCTCTACTACACCTCCCGTGTGTTAAATCTTGACTGTGAAACCCTCAACATTGTTAACTTTACTTACAAGATCACAAGGCCTCTGGCCAGCATCAACAGCTGTATTGACCCAATCCTGTATTTCCTGGCTGGGGACCACTATCGGTCCAAAATGATGTCTGTTCTGACAGCAACAAGACAGACAACGAGCAGCCAGACACCTGAACGTTCCCAAACACAGCGGAAAAATAACCATGACATCGCTTTGGTGTATAAAAACACAGCCCTTAAAGCCAGTGAAGATTCTGAAAAATAG